The following coding sequences lie in one Lolium perenne isolate Kyuss_39 chromosome 2, Kyuss_2.0, whole genome shotgun sequence genomic window:
- the LOC127330128 gene encoding probable pyruvate, phosphate dikinase regulatory protein, chloroplastic, with protein sequence MPPRHRHGPPVTAGSDLDRPVPAGQEAAAVAGAVSSPPRSRASSQLSRWSRARAVRSGRRLEWPATRGSATVSVPTSSPPAFDQETAAAEEEDDDVCDVSEVDGEAAANSIYMVSDGTGSTLEQSVNAVLGQFEHCLVDRRCATSTHLFSGVL encoded by the exons ATGCCTCCCAGACACAGGCACGGGCCGCCTGTAACCGCGGGCTCGGACCTAGACCGCCCTGTCCCGGCCGGGCaagaggcggcggcggtggcgggggcCGTCTCCTCCCCGCCGCGCTCGCGCGCCAGCTCGCAGCTCAGCCGGTGGTCGCGGGCGCGCGCCGTCCGGTCCGGGCGGCGGCTGGAGTGGCCGGCGACACGGGGGAGCGCGACGGTCTCGGTGCCGACCAGTTCGCCGCCGGCGTTCGACCAGGAGactgcggcggcggaggaggaggacgatgacgtTTGCGATGTGTCTGAGGTCGACGGCGAGGCCGCGGCGAACTCGATCTACATGGTGTCGGACGGGACGGGGTCGACGCTGGAGCAATCGGTGAACGCCGTGCTCGGCCAGTTCGAGCACTGCCTCGTCGACCGCCGCTGCGCCACAAGCACCCACCTCTTCTCCGGG gtcctatag